From one Salinibacterium hongtaonis genomic stretch:
- the chvE gene encoding multiple monosaccharide ABC transporter substrate-binding protein — protein sequence MEGSTVNKRKYLAGVAAASALVLGLAGCSGDRSGGGGDDAEGGLVGVSMPSQQLERWIADGNNVQSELEELGYDVDLQYANDDIATQISQLENMITSGAKALIIASIDGTTLTSVLQQAADADIPVIAYDRLILGSENVDYYTTFDNFAVGEQQATSLLTGLGVLDASGADTGEVGPFNIEVFAGSPDDNNATFFWDGAMSVLQPYMESGVVVVPSGQTAFEQAATPGWLAENAQDRMENLLTIIGDTKLDAVLAPNDGLASGIIAALSSGGYAGDIPVITGQDADVGGVKAIISGEQYSTIFKDTRLLGAQAVEMVQAILNGEKPEVNDTKTYDNGEKVVPSFLLESQVVTLDNYEDILIGGGYYEASDLE from the coding sequence ATGGAAGGAAGCACTGTGAACAAGAGAAAGTACCTCGCCGGCGTTGCCGCTGCGAGTGCACTCGTGCTCGGTCTGGCCGGATGCTCGGGAGATCGCTCGGGCGGCGGCGGCGATGATGCCGAAGGCGGCCTCGTGGGCGTTTCGATGCCCAGTCAGCAGCTGGAACGGTGGATTGCCGATGGAAACAATGTGCAGAGCGAGCTCGAAGAGCTCGGCTACGACGTTGACCTGCAATATGCCAACGACGACATCGCTACCCAGATCTCGCAGCTCGAGAACATGATCACGAGCGGTGCCAAGGCGCTCATCATCGCCTCGATCGACGGCACGACGCTGACGAGCGTGCTGCAGCAGGCCGCGGATGCCGACATCCCCGTAATCGCCTATGACCGGCTGATTCTCGGTTCGGAGAACGTGGACTATTACACGACCTTCGACAACTTTGCGGTTGGCGAGCAGCAGGCCACCTCTCTCCTCACGGGGCTGGGTGTGCTTGATGCGAGCGGAGCAGACACGGGAGAGGTGGGGCCCTTCAACATTGAGGTCTTCGCCGGCAGCCCCGACGACAACAACGCAACGTTCTTCTGGGACGGCGCCATGTCGGTGCTCCAGCCCTACATGGAGAGCGGCGTAGTAGTCGTGCCCTCCGGCCAGACGGCCTTCGAGCAGGCGGCAACCCCCGGGTGGCTTGCCGAGAACGCGCAGGACCGCATGGAGAACCTGCTCACGATCATCGGAGACACCAAGCTCGACGCGGTTCTCGCACCCAACGATGGCCTCGCATCCGGCATCATCGCCGCGCTCAGCTCTGGCGGCTATGCGGGCGACATCCCCGTGATCACGGGCCAGGATGCCGACGTGGGAGGTGTCAAGGCGATCATCTCTGGAGAGCAGTACTCCACGATCTTCAAGGACACTCGCCTGCTCGGTGCGCAGGCCGTCGAAATGGTGCAGGCCATTTTGAACGGCGAGAAGCCCGAGGTCAACGACACGAAAACCTATGACAACGGAGAGAAGGTCGTGCCGTCGTTCCTGCTCGAATCGCAGGTCGTGACGCTCGACAACTACGAAGACATCCTGATCGGGGGCGGCTACTACGAGGCGTCCGACCTCGAGTAA
- the chvE gene encoding multiple monosaccharide ABC transporter substrate-binding protein — translation MKTKKLLTGIAAASALVLALAGCSGDRTGGGAEGDTEGAIVGVSMPTQTSERWIADGDNVKASLEDLGYKVDLQYANDDISTQLSQLENMISGGAKALVIAAIDGTALTEVLDQAAAQEIPVIAYDRLINGSEHVDYYTTFDNFEVGVQQATSLVTGLGLLDESGAETGATGPFNVELFGGSPDDNNATFFWNGAMSVLEPYMESGVIVVPSGQTQFEQAAILRWDPATAQDRMDDLLTVIGGTKLDGVLSPYDGLSIGIISALTAGGYSASDLPIVTGQDAEEGSVKSIIAGEQYSTIFKDTRLLGAQAVEMVDAVLNGDEPEVNDTETYDNGEKIVPSFLLESTIVTVGNYEKVLIESGYYDKGTF, via the coding sequence GTGAAAACAAAGAAGTTACTCACCGGCATCGCCGCCGCGAGCGCGCTCGTTCTCGCACTAGCAGGATGCTCGGGAGACCGCACAGGCGGAGGAGCAGAAGGAGACACCGAGGGTGCCATCGTTGGCGTTTCGATGCCGACGCAGACCTCCGAACGCTGGATCGCCGACGGCGACAACGTGAAGGCCTCGCTCGAAGATCTCGGGTACAAGGTCGACCTGCAGTACGCCAACGACGACATCTCCACTCAGCTCTCACAGCTGGAGAACATGATCTCTGGAGGCGCCAAGGCTCTCGTCATCGCCGCAATTGATGGCACCGCCCTCACGGAGGTGCTGGATCAGGCAGCGGCCCAGGAGATCCCCGTTATTGCCTACGACCGCCTGATCAACGGGTCCGAGCATGTTGACTACTACACGACCTTCGACAACTTCGAGGTCGGCGTGCAGCAGGCAACCTCACTCGTGACGGGCCTCGGCCTTCTCGACGAGAGCGGCGCAGAGACCGGCGCAACGGGGCCATTCAACGTCGAACTCTTCGGCGGCAGCCCCGACGACAATAACGCCACGTTCTTCTGGAACGGTGCGATGTCGGTGCTCGAGCCCTACATGGAGAGCGGCGTCATCGTCGTGCCCTCTGGCCAGACCCAGTTCGAGCAGGCAGCAATTCTGCGCTGGGACCCGGCAACGGCCCAGGACCGTATGGATGACCTGCTCACGGTGATCGGCGGCACCAAGCTCGACGGTGTGCTCTCCCCCTATGACGGTCTCTCGATCGGCATCATCTCGGCCCTCACGGCTGGCGGCTACTCAGCAAGCGACCTTCCCATCGTTACGGGTCAGGATGCAGAAGAGGGCTCGGTGAAGTCCATCATCGCCGGCGAGCAGTACTCGACGATCTTTAAGGACACGCGCCTTCTCGGTGCGCAGGCCGTGGAGATGGTTGACGCCGTTCTCAATGGCGACGAGCCTGAGGTCAACGACACCGAGACCTACGACAACGGCGAGAAGATTGTGCCGTCGTTCCTGCTTGAGTCGACGATCGTCACGGTTGGCAACTACGAAAAGGTGCTCATCGAGAGCGGTTACTACGACAAGGGCACCTTCTAA
- a CDS encoding L-ribulose-5-phosphate 4-epimerase, translated as MSRMSPEFQASIDSVRADVAKLHSELTRYGLVVWTGGNVSGRVPGADLFVIKPSGVDYDDLTAESMILCDLDGTVIPGSPGSDRSPSSDTAAHAYVYRNMPEVGGVVHTHSTYATAWAARGEAIPCVITAQADEFGGEIPLGPFAIIGDDSIGRGIVATLSGHRSRAVLMQNHGPFTIGRDARDAVKAAVMVEDIARTVHIARQAGEPIPIPPAAIDSLFDRYQNVYGQPTEGTA; from the coding sequence ATGAGCCGCATGAGCCCCGAGTTTCAGGCCTCCATCGACTCGGTGCGGGCCGACGTGGCGAAGCTCCATTCCGAGCTCACCCGATATGGACTCGTCGTATGGACGGGCGGCAACGTCAGCGGCAGAGTGCCCGGCGCCGACCTCTTTGTGATCAAGCCGAGCGGCGTCGACTACGACGACCTCACGGCGGAGAGCATGATCCTCTGCGATCTCGACGGAACCGTAATCCCAGGGTCGCCCGGCAGCGACCGCAGCCCATCGAGCGATACCGCTGCCCATGCATACGTGTATCGGAATATGCCCGAGGTTGGAGGGGTCGTGCACACGCACTCGACCTATGCGACAGCGTGGGCGGCGCGGGGAGAGGCCATTCCGTGCGTGATCACCGCCCAGGCCGATGAGTTCGGCGGCGAGATTCCCCTTGGGCCATTCGCGATCATCGGAGACGACTCGATCGGTCGCGGAATTGTGGCGACCCTCAGCGGTCACCGCTCGCGGGCCGTGCTCATGCAGAACCATGGGCCGTTCACGATCGGTCGGGATGCTCGGGATGCCGTCAAGGCAGCCGTCATGGTCGAGGACATTGCCCGCACCGTGCATATTGCACGGCAAGCGGGGGAGCCAATCCCGATTCCACCGGCTGCGATCGACTCGCTCTTCGACCGCTACCAGAACGTCTACGGCCAGCCGACGGAAGGAACCGCCTGA
- the mmsB gene encoding multiple monosaccharide ABC transporter permease has translation MSALTESLGFLASRMRQIGIFIALIVIVLLFQVLTDGRLLTAGNVSNIIVQNSYILILAIGMVMLIIAGHIDLSVGSVAAFVGAISGIMIQSWGTPWWVAIIASLLVGALVGAWQGFWIAYVGIPAFIVTLAGMLIFRGLTQIVLGNQRITPFPNEYRQLGGGYVFPQLFPASASAAEWITVGLGVIALIMLVSSQLKGRISRVKYGLEVEPLAWFVAKLAFTGVLVLGLTYLLGIAPGSRGTPIVLLVLGVLVVVYTAVMNRSVFGRHIYARGGNLHAAQLSGIKTQKVDFYLFVNMGVLAALAGLVFTGRLNSAGPGAGNLFELDAIAAAFIGGAAVTGGIGTVTGAITGGLIMGVLNNGMSLMGVSTDYQQFIKGMVLLLAVAFDVFNKRRSGGRRATPKSWAVVDKAKGDDKPKDTGKPGAPQAGATTPPAPEAPAADTRVGVSGE, from the coding sequence ATGAGCGCCCTGACAGAATCGCTGGGCTTCTTGGCCAGCAGGATGCGCCAGATTGGCATTTTCATCGCGTTGATCGTGATCGTGTTGCTGTTTCAGGTGCTCACGGATGGACGACTGCTCACTGCGGGCAACGTGTCGAACATCATCGTGCAGAACAGCTACATTCTGATTCTTGCGATTGGCATGGTCATGCTGATCATTGCGGGCCATATCGACCTTTCGGTCGGGTCGGTTGCGGCCTTCGTCGGAGCCATATCCGGCATCATGATCCAATCGTGGGGTACGCCTTGGTGGGTTGCGATCATCGCGTCGCTGCTGGTCGGTGCCCTGGTTGGGGCGTGGCAAGGGTTCTGGATTGCCTACGTGGGCATCCCCGCCTTTATCGTCACGCTCGCCGGCATGCTCATCTTTCGGGGGCTCACGCAGATTGTGCTGGGCAACCAACGCATCACTCCGTTCCCCAATGAATACCGCCAACTCGGCGGCGGCTACGTGTTCCCCCAGCTGTTTCCGGCAAGCGCTTCGGCGGCGGAGTGGATCACGGTGGGGCTCGGCGTCATCGCCCTCATCATGCTCGTGAGTTCGCAGCTCAAGGGCCGCATATCCCGCGTCAAGTACGGCCTCGAGGTCGAGCCGCTGGCCTGGTTCGTGGCCAAGCTCGCCTTCACCGGCGTGCTCGTTCTCGGCCTTACGTACCTGCTCGGCATTGCCCCGGGTTCGCGTGGCACCCCCATCGTGCTCCTGGTGCTCGGCGTGCTCGTGGTGGTCTACACCGCGGTAATGAACCGAAGCGTGTTCGGTCGCCACATCTATGCGAGAGGTGGCAACCTGCACGCCGCCCAGCTCTCCGGCATCAAGACGCAGAAGGTCGACTTTTACCTCTTCGTCAACATGGGTGTGCTCGCGGCGCTCGCCGGCCTCGTCTTCACGGGTCGACTGAACTCCGCCGGGCCCGGGGCTGGCAACCTCTTCGAGCTCGATGCGATCGCGGCGGCCTTTATCGGCGGCGCTGCGGTCACCGGCGGAATCGGCACGGTCACGGGAGCCATCACCGGTGGTCTGATCATGGGTGTGCTCAACAACGGCATGTCCCTCATGGGTGTCAGCACCGACTACCAGCAGTTCATTAAGGGCATGGTGTTGCTCCTCGCCGTGGCGTTCGACGTCTTCAACAAGCGTCGCTCCGGCGGGCGCCGGGCGACACCCAAGTCGTGGGCCGTTGTGGATAAGGCAAAGGGTGACGACAAGCCCAAGGACACGGGCAAGCCCGGTGCTCCCCAGGCCGGCGCGACCACTCCGCCTGCTCCTGAGGCTCCGGCGGCAGACACCCGGGTCGGAGTCTCTGGAGAGTGA
- the araB gene encoding ribulokinase produces the protein MSSSESAADETYVIGVDFGTLSGRAVVVRVSDGEELGSATFEYPHAVMDTVLASTGERLDPEWALQVPADYVGVLTTAVPEAVAMAGIDPAFVIGIGTDFTASTPMPVLADGTPLNEVAGFEGRPHAYVKLWKHHAAQGQADRINAVAAERGEPWLPRYGGLISSEWEFAKGLQVLEEDPEVYARMDHWVEAADWIIWQLTGRYVRNACTAGYKGIWQDGAYPSREFLAALNPGFADFAEEKVAHEIGQLGDAAGTLTAQASAWTGLPEGIAVAVGNVDAHVTAPAAKAVEPGQMLAIMGTSTCHVMNSDALAEVAGMCGVVDGGIVSGLYGYEAGQSGVGDIFAWYVTNQVPADYHRAARERGLSIHEYLTELAQDQPVGGHGLLALDWHSGNRSVLVDHELSGLVLGMTLTTRPEDIYRALLEATAFGTRTIVDAFNASGIAVREFIAAGGLIRNPFVMQTYSNVLRMPISVIASQQGPALGSAIHAAVAAGAYADVRSAGEAMGRVDRNVYTPDDAAADAYDELFAEYTRLHDYFGRGGNDVMKRLKARRRAAWAVGVPA, from the coding sequence GTGAGTTCATCCGAGAGTGCTGCCGATGAGACGTATGTCATCGGGGTCGACTTCGGAACGCTGAGCGGCCGGGCCGTCGTGGTCAGGGTCTCCGACGGCGAGGAACTGGGCTCCGCCACCTTCGAGTACCCCCACGCCGTGATGGATACCGTCTTGGCGTCGACCGGCGAGCGGCTCGATCCCGAGTGGGCGTTGCAGGTTCCGGCCGACTACGTGGGCGTGCTCACGACCGCAGTGCCCGAGGCCGTGGCCATGGCCGGAATCGACCCCGCGTTCGTAATCGGCATCGGCACTGACTTCACCGCGTCAACCCCCATGCCCGTGCTCGCCGACGGCACGCCGCTCAACGAAGTTGCCGGCTTCGAGGGCCGCCCGCACGCCTATGTGAAGCTGTGGAAGCACCATGCCGCGCAGGGACAAGCCGACCGTATCAATGCGGTTGCGGCAGAGCGGGGCGAACCGTGGTTGCCGCGGTACGGCGGGCTGATCTCGAGCGAGTGGGAGTTCGCCAAAGGCTTGCAGGTTCTCGAAGAAGACCCCGAGGTCTATGCCCGCATGGATCACTGGGTGGAGGCAGCAGACTGGATTATCTGGCAGCTCACCGGCCGTTATGTGCGCAACGCCTGCACCGCGGGCTACAAGGGAATCTGGCAGGACGGGGCATACCCGAGCCGCGAGTTCCTCGCCGCCCTGAACCCCGGCTTCGCCGACTTTGCCGAGGAGAAGGTTGCCCACGAGATTGGGCAACTGGGTGATGCTGCAGGCACTCTCACCGCCCAGGCTTCTGCCTGGACGGGGCTGCCAGAGGGCATTGCCGTCGCGGTGGGTAACGTCGATGCCCATGTCACTGCGCCGGCGGCCAAAGCTGTTGAGCCCGGTCAGATGCTGGCCATCATGGGCACGAGCACCTGCCACGTGATGAATTCGGATGCGCTGGCCGAAGTCGCGGGCATGTGTGGGGTTGTTGACGGCGGCATTGTCTCTGGTCTCTACGGGTATGAGGCGGGGCAGTCCGGCGTCGGCGATATCTTCGCCTGGTACGTGACCAATCAGGTGCCCGCTGACTACCATCGGGCCGCGCGCGAGCGTGGCCTGAGCATCCACGAGTACCTCACCGAGCTGGCCCAGGATCAGCCCGTCGGTGGACACGGTTTGCTCGCGCTCGACTGGCACTCCGGCAACCGTTCGGTGCTGGTTGACCACGAACTCAGCGGGCTCGTGCTCGGGATGACGCTCACGACTCGGCCGGAGGATATTTACCGGGCGCTGCTCGAAGCCACTGCCTTTGGCACCCGCACGATCGTTGACGCCTTCAATGCGAGCGGGATCGCCGTTCGTGAGTTCATCGCCGCAGGCGGGCTCATCCGCAACCCCTTCGTGATGCAGACCTACAGCAACGTATTGCGGATGCCGATCTCGGTGATCGCGAGCCAGCAAGGCCCCGCTCTCGGTTCGGCTATCCATGCCGCAGTGGCGGCGGGAGCGTATGCCGATGTGCGATCTGCGGGAGAGGCCATGGGCCGGGTCGACCGCAACGTCTACACGCCCGACGATGCTGCGGCGGACGCTTACGACGAACTGTTCGCGGAGTACACCAGGCTGCACGACTACTTTGGCCGAGGCGGCAACGACGTCATGAAGCGACTCAAGGCGCGCCGTCGGGCCGCGTGGGCTGTCGGGGTGCCCGCATGA
- a CDS encoding LacI family DNA-binding transcriptional regulator — MSSDDKARVANIFDVARLAGVSHQTVSRVVNDLPNVRPATRKRVEDAIRQLRYRPSTNARALVTRRSRMIGVITTGNPDYGPSSTLQAFTEASRGARYNVSITSMLEADPVSMRAAVETLLSQSIEAMVLIAAHRGALDSIQGLDIGVPLVAVDSSSRPGFHSVSIDQFHGARLATQHLIDLGHRSIVHLAGPSHSMDASERERGWRAALSAAGLVARAPLEGDWSPHSGYELGSALAAAGDFTAMVCGNDQMALGAMFALRERGIRVPEDVSIVGFDDIPESAFFTPPLTTVHQDFAGLGSDIMARLLDLLHEDDVPDALPQRVPTLVSRESTAPPQSSPVAVAAPQLRRP; from the coding sequence GTGAGTAGCGATGACAAGGCGCGCGTCGCGAATATCTTCGACGTAGCGCGCCTCGCCGGGGTCTCGCATCAGACCGTTTCTCGGGTGGTGAACGACCTGCCCAATGTGCGCCCAGCCACGCGCAAACGGGTCGAGGATGCCATCCGCCAGCTTCGATACCGCCCCAGCACCAACGCCCGCGCCCTCGTGACCCGGCGATCGCGCATGATCGGCGTCATAACGACGGGCAACCCCGATTACGGGCCTTCGTCCACACTGCAGGCCTTCACAGAAGCGTCGCGCGGAGCCCGCTACAACGTGAGCATCACAAGCATGCTCGAGGCCGACCCAGTGTCGATGCGAGCCGCGGTGGAGACCCTCCTGTCCCAGAGCATCGAGGCCATGGTTCTGATTGCCGCCCATCGCGGCGCCCTCGATTCGATTCAGGGGCTCGACATCGGAGTGCCCCTTGTCGCCGTCGACAGCAGCTCGCGGCCCGGCTTCCACAGCGTTTCCATCGACCAGTTCCACGGCGCTCGTCTCGCCACGCAGCACCTCATCGACCTCGGGCACCGCTCCATAGTGCATCTCGCGGGGCCCAGTCATTCTATGGATGCCTCGGAACGGGAGCGCGGATGGCGCGCGGCCCTCTCGGCCGCCGGGCTCGTCGCGCGAGCGCCCCTCGAGGGCGACTGGAGCCCCCACAGCGGCTACGAACTCGGCAGCGCACTCGCGGCCGCTGGGGACTTCACGGCGATGGTCTGCGGCAACGACCAGATGGCGCTGGGCGCTATGTTCGCGCTTCGGGAGCGCGGCATCCGGGTGCCAGAGGATGTCAGCATCGTGGGGTTCGACGACATCCCCGAGAGCGCTTTCTTCACCCCTCCCCTCACGACGGTGCATCAGGATTTTGCCGGCCTGGGCAGCGACATCATGGCGAGACTTCTCGACCTTTTGCACGAGGACGATGTTCCCGATGCGCTTCCGCAGCGGGTGCCGACTCTTGTCTCTCGCGAGTCGACGGCTCCTCCGCAATCGTCGCCCGTGGCCGTCGCAGCCCCCCAGCTGCGACGGCCTTAG
- the araA gene encoding L-arabinose isomerase codes for MPALSTSLDHYEVWFVTGSQNLYGEETLQQVAVQSRVIAEALNEAAEVPVSVVWKPVLKDSDAIRRLALEANANDNVIGLIAWMHTFSPAKMWIAGLDALRKPLLHLHTQANIALPWADIDFDFMNLNQAAHGDREFGYIQTRLGMARKTVVGHVSDPRVIAEVATWQRAASGWAATHSLKLARFGDNMRNVAVTEGDKTEAELRFGVQVNTWSVNELAEAVNAASEDDIDSLVAEYERLYDVAPELRRGGARHDSLRYGAATEIGLRSFLEAGGFGAFTTSFEDLGALRQLPGLAVQRLMAEGYGFGAEGDWKTAILVRTANVMGAGLAGGASLMEDYTYNLVPGDEKILGAHMLEVSPSLTTSTPSLEIHPLGIGGREDPVRLVFTADPGPAVVVAMSDMRDRFRLVANVVENVPLDEPMPHLPVGHALWRPAPDFATSAAAWLTAGAAHHTVMTTAVGIDVFRDFAEIAGVELLVIDEHTTLRDFQRELRWNAAYYRLAQGL; via the coding sequence ATGCCCGCGCTCTCCACCTCGCTCGACCACTATGAGGTCTGGTTCGTCACCGGCAGCCAGAACCTCTATGGCGAGGAGACCCTCCAGCAGGTCGCGGTGCAGTCGCGGGTCATCGCCGAGGCACTCAATGAGGCAGCCGAGGTTCCCGTCTCGGTGGTGTGGAAGCCTGTGCTCAAAGACAGCGATGCGATTCGCCGACTGGCTCTCGAAGCGAACGCGAACGACAACGTGATCGGGCTCATTGCCTGGATGCACACGTTCAGCCCCGCCAAAATGTGGATCGCAGGTCTCGATGCCCTGCGCAAACCTCTGCTTCACCTGCACACGCAGGCCAACATTGCGCTGCCGTGGGCCGACATCGACTTCGACTTCATGAACCTCAACCAGGCGGCGCACGGCGACCGTGAGTTCGGTTACATTCAGACCCGGCTGGGGATGGCCCGCAAGACCGTGGTTGGCCATGTCAGCGACCCGCGCGTCATAGCCGAGGTGGCAACCTGGCAGCGGGCAGCATCCGGATGGGCAGCCACCCACTCGCTCAAGCTCGCTCGTTTTGGCGACAACATGCGCAACGTCGCTGTCACTGAGGGCGACAAGACCGAGGCGGAGCTGCGCTTTGGTGTGCAGGTGAACACCTGGAGCGTGAACGAGCTCGCTGAGGCGGTGAACGCGGCGTCGGAGGATGACATCGACTCCCTCGTTGCCGAGTACGAGCGACTGTATGACGTGGCGCCTGAGCTTCGCCGCGGTGGCGCTCGGCACGACTCGCTGCGGTACGGCGCCGCGACTGAAATCGGGTTGCGATCGTTTCTCGAAGCGGGTGGGTTCGGTGCCTTCACGACGAGCTTTGAAGATCTGGGTGCGCTTCGCCAGCTGCCAGGACTTGCCGTGCAGAGGCTCATGGCAGAGGGATACGGATTCGGCGCCGAGGGCGATTGGAAGACCGCGATCCTCGTGCGCACGGCCAATGTGATGGGGGCGGGTCTTGCCGGCGGCGCGAGCCTGATGGAGGACTACACCTACAACCTCGTGCCGGGCGATGAGAAGATCCTCGGGGCTCACATGCTCGAGGTGAGCCCATCTCTGACGACGTCGACGCCGAGCCTGGAGATTCATCCGCTCGGCATCGGAGGCAGAGAAGACCCAGTGCGGCTCGTCTTTACCGCAGATCCCGGGCCCGCCGTGGTTGTAGCGATGAGCGACATGCGGGACCGCTTCAGACTCGTGGCGAATGTCGTCGAGAACGTGCCCCTCGACGAACCGATGCCACACCTTCCCGTGGGCCACGCACTGTGGAGACCGGCGCCCGACTTTGCGACCTCCGCAGCTGCGTGGCTCACGGCCGGCGCAGCCCACCACACGGTTATGACAACCGCCGTGGGCATCGATGTCTTTCGCGACTTTGCCGAGATCGCTGGCGTCGAGCTTCTTGTGATCGACGAGCACACCACTCTCCGAGACTTTCAGCGCGAACTGCGGTGGAACGCCGCGTACTACCGACTCGCCCAGGGCCTATAG
- the mmsA gene encoding multiple monosaccharide ABC transporter ATP-binding protein produces the protein MVANILEMRSITKTFPGVKALQDVSLNVARGEIHAICGENGAGKSTLMKVLSGVYPHGTYEGEILFENEPVSFRDIRDSEKSGIVIIHQELALSPFLSIAENIFLGNEIQRRGFIDWNKTNLEAAKLLARVGLSDNPTTKITDIGVGKQQLVEIAKALSKEVKLLILDEPTAALNDEDSAHLLDLIKHLQGQGITSIIISHKLNEIKAIADKVTIIRDGRAIETLDMKSDEISENRIIKGMVGRDLEHRYPDRTPKIGDEIFRVEDWTVHHPTEHDRVVIHNANLTARAGEVVGIAGLMGAGRTELAMSIFGRSYGSGISGRVYVRGEEVKVKTVADAIASGIAYATEDRKRYGLNLIEDIKRNISAAALTKLAKSGWVDDNEEYVVAADYRKSMNIKAPSVATVTGQLSGGNQQKVVLSKWMFSDPDVLILDEPTRGIDVGAKYEIYTIINRLAAQGKAVIVISSELPELMGISDRIYALSEGHITGEMSIADASPEALMQYMTKEKEQ, from the coding sequence ATGGTCGCCAACATTCTCGAGATGCGCAGCATCACCAAGACCTTCCCCGGCGTGAAGGCGCTGCAGGATGTGAGTCTGAACGTGGCTCGCGGGGAGATCCACGCGATCTGCGGGGAGAACGGTGCAGGCAAGTCAACGCTCATGAAGGTGCTTTCGGGCGTATACCCGCACGGAACCTACGAGGGGGAGATCCTCTTCGAGAACGAGCCAGTGAGCTTTCGTGACATTCGCGACAGCGAAAAGAGCGGCATCGTCATCATCCACCAGGAGCTCGCCCTGAGCCCCTTTCTCTCGATCGCCGAGAACATCTTTCTCGGCAATGAGATTCAACGCCGTGGCTTCATCGACTGGAACAAAACCAACCTCGAGGCGGCAAAGCTGCTGGCCAGGGTGGGCCTCAGCGACAACCCCACAACCAAGATCACGGATATCGGTGTCGGCAAGCAGCAGCTCGTCGAGATTGCCAAGGCCCTCTCCAAAGAGGTCAAGCTGCTGATTCTCGATGAGCCGACCGCGGCGCTCAACGACGAGGATTCTGCTCACCTGCTCGACCTGATCAAGCACCTTCAGGGGCAGGGGATCACGTCGATCATCATCAGTCACAAACTCAATGAGATTAAGGCGATCGCCGACAAGGTCACGATCATTCGGGATGGGCGCGCTATTGAGACGCTCGATATGAAGAGCGACGAGATTTCGGAGAACCGCATCATCAAGGGGATGGTGGGGCGAGACCTTGAGCACCGCTACCCCGACCGCACCCCCAAGATCGGTGACGAGATCTTTCGCGTCGAGGACTGGACGGTGCATCACCCCACAGAGCACGACAGGGTCGTTATCCACAACGCCAACCTCACGGCGCGGGCTGGCGAGGTTGTCGGCATCGCAGGGCTCATGGGCGCTGGCCGCACGGAGCTCGCCATGAGTATCTTCGGCCGTTCCTATGGGTCGGGCATCTCCGGCCGCGTGTATGTGCGCGGCGAGGAGGTCAAGGTCAAAACGGTTGCGGATGCGATCGCGAGCGGCATCGCTTATGCCACTGAGGACCGCAAGCGCTATGGCCTGAACCTCATCGAGGACATCAAGCGAAACATCTCGGCGGCCGCGCTGACCAAGCTGGCGAAGAGCGGGTGGGTCGACGACAACGAGGAGTACGTTGTCGCCGCCGACTACCGCAAGAGCATGAACATCAAGGCGCCCTCGGTCGCCACAGTAACGGGTCAGCTATCTGGCGGAAACCAGCAGAAGGTCGTGCTCTCTAAGTGGATGTTCTCCGACCCCGACGTGCTGATTCTCGACGAGCCGACCCGTGGCATCGATGTCGGGGCAAAGTACGAGATTTACACGATCATCAACAGGCTCGCTGCGCAGGGGAAGGCGGTCATCGTGATCTCCTCGGAGCTGCCTGAGCTCATGGGCATCTCCGATCGCATCTATGCGCTGTCAGAGGGCCACATCACCGGCGAAATGAGCATCGCGGACGCATCGCCCGAAGCGCTCATGCAGTACATGACGAAAGAGAAGGAGCAGTAG